In the Pungitius pungitius chromosome 5, fPunPun2.1, whole genome shotgun sequence genome, one interval contains:
- the LOC119224833 gene encoding metal transporter CNNM4 isoform X2 yields MAMDSSGPGFTLTLLLLYCVFAGARAEGPAAGAASGPRILGMRLERSDTPAGTTERGVIQVTEGSDILFRFYGLHLLPNTSALIKFTELYSSDKEDDTFGALASPVNRTCSELTKDIEVKGSMAVTNQNTSGVVQLRIKQLRKSEVVKVFGVCVRDTQEKEETYYLMDDRDGRVRVVEVAKSLLPTWLQVILICFLLVLSGMFSGLNLGLMALDPMELRIVRDYGSEKEKKYAAKIEPIRQKGNYLLCSLLLGNVLVNTTLTILLDDLTKSGVGAVVASTVGIVIFGEIVPQALCSRHGLAVGANTIMVTKLFMLLTFPLSWPISKVLDCVLGQEIGTVYSREKLLGMLKVTQPFNDLVKEELNMIQGALELRSKTVEDVMTPVGDCFMIRSDGVLDFNTMSEIMESGYTRIPVYEHERSNIVDILYVKDLAFVDPDDCTTLKTITKFYNHPVHFVFHDTKLDSMLEEFKKGKSHLAIVQKVNNEGEGDPFYEVLGLVTLEDVIEEIIKSEILDESDLYTDNRNRKKVAPNKNKRDFSAFKQSESESKVKISPQLLLAAHRFLATEVSLFSPSQVSDKVLLRILRHPDVIQEIKFSAADKLSAQHYVYQRGKPVDYFVLILQGRVEVEAGNENMKFETGPFSFYGVMAISVPTLAPASFHLLIKRPMDPTLLSSSVRCHLWFFLLFFFVLLHVKL; encoded by the exons ATGGCGATGGACTCGAGTGGACCGGGGTTCACGCTAactttactcctcctttactgcGTTTTCGCGGGCGCCCGGGCCGAGGGgccggcggcgggggcggccaGCGGGCCCCGGATACTCGGCATGCGGCTGGAGAGGAGCGACACGCCGGCCGGGACCACCGAGCGAGGAGTCATCCAGGTAACCGAGGGCAGCGACATCCTCTTCAGGTTCTACGGGCTCCACCTGCTGCCCAACACCTCGGCGCTCATCAAGTTCACGGAACTCTACTCCAGCGACAAGGAGGACGACACCTTCGGCGCCCTGGCGTCGCCCGTCAACAGGACTTGTTCCGAGCTCACGAAGGACATAGAGGTGAAGGGGTCCATGGCGGTGACCAACCAGAACACCTCCGGGGTGGTCCAGCTCCGGATCAAGCAGCTCCGCAAGAGCGAGGTGGTCAAGGTGTTcggcgtgtgcgtgcgcgacacgcaggagaaggaggagacgtACTACCTGATGGACGACAGGGACGGCCGGGTGCGAGTGGTGGAGGTGGCCAAGTCCCTGCTGCCCACCTGGCTGCAGGTGATCCTCATCTGCTTCCTGCTGGTGCTGTCCGGCATGTTCAGCGGGCTCAACCTCGGGCTGATGGCGCTGGACCCGATGGAGCTGCGCATCGTGCGCGACTACGGCTccgagaaggagaagaagtacGCGGCGAAGATCGAGCCCATCCGCCAGAAGGGCAACTACCTGCTGTGCTCGCTGCTCCTCGGCAACGTCCTGGTCAACACCACCCTCACCATCCTGCTGGACGACCTCACCAAGTCCGGCGTCGGCGCCGTGGTGGCCTCCACGGTGGGCATCGTGATCTTCGGCGAGATCGTGCCGCAGGCGCTGTGCTCCCGGCACGGCCTGGCGGTGGGGGCCAACACCATCATGGTCACCAAGCTGTTCATGCTGCTGACCTTCCCCCTGTCGTGGCCCATCAGCAAGGTGCTGGACTGCGTCCTGGGCCAGGAGATCGGCACCGTGTACAGCCGGGAGAAGCTGCTGGGGATGCTGAAGGTCACGCAGCCCTTCAACGACCTGGTGAAGGAGGAGCTCAACATGATCCAGGGCGCCCTGGAGCTCCGCAGCAAGACGGTGGAGGACGTCATGACGCCGGTGGGGGACTGCTTCATGATCCGCAGCGACGGCGTGCTGGACTTCAACACCATGTCGGAGATCATGGAGAGCGGGTACACGCGCATCCCCGTGTACGAGCACGAGCGCTCCAACATCGTGGACATCCTGTACGTCAAGGACCTGGCCTTCGTGGACCCGGACGACTGCACCACGCTGAAGACCATCACCAAGTTCTACAACCACCCGGTGCACTTCGTCTTCCACGACACCAAGCTGGACTCCATGCTGGAGGAGTTCAAGAAAG GAAAATCCCACCTGGCCATCGTCCAGAAGGTGAAcaacgagggggagggggacccCTTCTACGAGGTGCTGGGCCTGGTCACCCTGGAGGACGTCATCGAGGAGATCATCAAGTCCGAGATCCTGGACGAGTCGGACCTCTACA CCGATAACCGCAACAGGAAAAAGGTGGCGCCCAATAAGAATAAGAGGGACTTCTCCGCCTTCAAGCAGAGCGAGAGCGAATCAAAAGTGAAGATCtcccctcagctgctgctggccgCCCATCGCTTCCTGGCTACAG AGGTGAGCTTGTTCAGCCCGTCTCAGGTGTCGGACAAGGTGCTGCTGAGGATCCTCCGCCACCCCGACGTCATCCAGGAGATCAAGTTCAGCGCCGCCGACAAGCTCTCGGCCCAACACTACGTCTACCAGCGGGGAAAGCCTGTGGACTACTTCGTCCTCATCCTGCAG GggcgggtggaggtggaggccggCAACGAGAACATGAAGTTTGAGACCGGACCTTTCTCCTTCTACGGCGTCATGGCGATCAGCGTCCCCACCCTGG CGCCCGCCTCATTTCACCTCCTCATCAAACGTCCGATGGATCCAACCCTCCTCTCATCCAGTGTCCGCTGTCACCTgtggtttttccttttgtttttttttgttcttttgcacGTGAAGCTATga
- the LOC119225143 gene encoding interleukin-1 beta-like isoform X2, with protein MESVRKCNASGAWSPKMPKGLDFEISHHPLSMKQVANLIVAMERFKGCSSQTLMGSEFRDEDMLNIMLDCLVEEEIVTLLESPPQVQISWTGEQQCTITDQEKRSLIRVPDSMQLHAVMLQGGSEAKKVLLTMSTYLHPAPSVPGRTVALGIRGTNLYLCCRKDGAEPILHLEAVADKSVLSGAGASIAADSDLVRFLFYRQDTGVNNTTLMSVAYPNWYISTDERQDNRPLAMCLQTSSRSQVFSIRGEERSSAAPTVDEV; from the exons atggaatCCGTGAGGAAGTGCAACGCCAGCGGCGCCTGGAGCCCCAAGATGCCCAAGGGGCTGGACTTTGAGATTTCCCATCACCCGCTGTCCATGAAGCAGGTGGCCAACCTCATCGTCGCCATGGAGAGGTTCAAGGGCTGCAGCTCGCAGACGCTGATGGGCTCCGAATTCCGAGACGAGGACATGCTCAACATCATGCTGGATTGCTTAGTGGAAG aggagATCGTGACGCTGCTCGAGTCACCTCCACAAGTCCAGATCAGCTGGACGGGCGAGCAGCAGTGCACCATCACCGACCAGGAGAAGAGGAGCTTGATTCGGGTCCCTGACAGCATGCAGCTCCACGCCGTGATGCTGCAGGGAGGCTCCGAGGCCAAAAAAG tGCTCTTGACCATGTCGACGTACCTGCACCCCGCGCCGAGCGTGCCGGGCCGAACGGTGGCTCTGGGCATCCGGGGCACCAACCTCTACCTGTGCTGCCGCAAGGACGGCGCCGAGCCCATTCTGCAcctggag GCGGTTGCGGACAAAAGCGTGCTGAGCGGGGCGGGCGCGAGCATCGCGGCGGACAGCGACCTGGTGCGGTTCCTCTTCTACCGACAGGACACCGGGGTGAACAACACCACCCTCATGTCCGTGGCCTACCCGAACTGGTACATCAGCACGGACGAGCGGCAGGACAACAGGCCGCTGGCGATGTGCCTGCAGACGTCCTCGCGCTCCCAAGTCTTCAGCATCCGGGGGGAGGAGCGGTCCAGCGCCGCCCCCACGGTGGATGAAGTTTGA
- the LOC119225143 gene encoding interleukin-1 beta-like isoform X1: MFPSCRLSPSSTKKKKKEMESVRKCNASGAWSPKMPKGLDFEISHHPLSMKQVANLIVAMERFKGCSSQTLMGSEFRDEDMLNIMLDCLVEEEIVTLLESPPQVQISWTGEQQCTITDQEKRSLIRVPDSMQLHAVMLQGGSEAKKVLLTMSTYLHPAPSVPGRTVALGIRGTNLYLCCRKDGAEPILHLEAVADKSVLSGAGASIAADSDLVRFLFYRQDTGVNNTTLMSVAYPNWYISTDERQDNRPLAMCLQTSSRSQVFSIRGEERSSAAPTVDEV; this comes from the exons ATGTTTCCCTCCTGCAGACTTTCACCTtcttcgacaaaaaaaaaaaaaaaagagatggaatCCGTGAGGAAGTGCAACGCCAGCGGCGCCTGGAGCCCCAAGATGCCCAAGGGGCTGGACTTTGAGATTTCCCATCACCCGCTGTCCATGAAGCAGGTGGCCAACCTCATCGTCGCCATGGAGAGGTTCAAGGGCTGCAGCTCGCAGACGCTGATGGGCTCCGAATTCCGAGACGAGGACATGCTCAACATCATGCTGGATTGCTTAGTGGAAG aggagATCGTGACGCTGCTCGAGTCACCTCCACAAGTCCAGATCAGCTGGACGGGCGAGCAGCAGTGCACCATCACCGACCAGGAGAAGAGGAGCTTGATTCGGGTCCCTGACAGCATGCAGCTCCACGCCGTGATGCTGCAGGGAGGCTCCGAGGCCAAAAAAG tGCTCTTGACCATGTCGACGTACCTGCACCCCGCGCCGAGCGTGCCGGGCCGAACGGTGGCTCTGGGCATCCGGGGCACCAACCTCTACCTGTGCTGCCGCAAGGACGGCGCCGAGCCCATTCTGCAcctggag GCGGTTGCGGACAAAAGCGTGCTGAGCGGGGCGGGCGCGAGCATCGCGGCGGACAGCGACCTGGTGCGGTTCCTCTTCTACCGACAGGACACCGGGGTGAACAACACCACCCTCATGTCCGTGGCCTACCCGAACTGGTACATCAGCACGGACGAGCGGCAGGACAACAGGCCGCTGGCGATGTGCCTGCAGACGTCCTCGCGCTCCCAAGTCTTCAGCATCCGGGGGGAGGAGCGGTCCAGCGCCGCCCCCACGGTGGATGAAGTTTGA
- the LOC119224833 gene encoding metal transporter CNNM4 isoform X1 — translation MAMDSSGPGFTLTLLLLYCVFAGARAEGPAAGAASGPRILGMRLERSDTPAGTTERGVIQVTEGSDILFRFYGLHLLPNTSALIKFTELYSSDKEDDTFGALASPVNRTCSELTKDIEVKGSMAVTNQNTSGVVQLRIKQLRKSEVVKVFGVCVRDTQEKEETYYLMDDRDGRVRVVEVAKSLLPTWLQVILICFLLVLSGMFSGLNLGLMALDPMELRIVRDYGSEKEKKYAAKIEPIRQKGNYLLCSLLLGNVLVNTTLTILLDDLTKSGVGAVVASTVGIVIFGEIVPQALCSRHGLAVGANTIMVTKLFMLLTFPLSWPISKVLDCVLGQEIGTVYSREKLLGMLKVTQPFNDLVKEELNMIQGALELRSKTVEDVMTPVGDCFMIRSDGVLDFNTMSEIMESGYTRIPVYEHERSNIVDILYVKDLAFVDPDDCTTLKTITKFYNHPVHFVFHDTKLDSMLEEFKKGKSHLAIVQKVNNEGEGDPFYEVLGLVTLEDVIEEIIKSEILDESDLYTDNRNRKKVAPNKNKRDFSAFKQSESESKVKISPQLLLAAHRFLATEVSLFSPSQVSDKVLLRILRHPDVIQEIKFSAADKLSAQHYVYQRGKPVDYFVLILQGRVEVEAGNENMKFETGPFSFYGVMAISVPTLEFRSPSHLSGLNRTASLSGADRTDSLYGSNGQLNSAVPAPAAQQYTPDFYVRALTDLQFVKITRAQYQNGLVASRLDSTPQSPESGHSGAPCLDQTPTPGAADAAALTYPGADSTPTENGPDETTLLLLNEQNSPNAANHHSQLDNSV, via the exons ATGGCGATGGACTCGAGTGGACCGGGGTTCACGCTAactttactcctcctttactgcGTTTTCGCGGGCGCCCGGGCCGAGGGgccggcggcgggggcggccaGCGGGCCCCGGATACTCGGCATGCGGCTGGAGAGGAGCGACACGCCGGCCGGGACCACCGAGCGAGGAGTCATCCAGGTAACCGAGGGCAGCGACATCCTCTTCAGGTTCTACGGGCTCCACCTGCTGCCCAACACCTCGGCGCTCATCAAGTTCACGGAACTCTACTCCAGCGACAAGGAGGACGACACCTTCGGCGCCCTGGCGTCGCCCGTCAACAGGACTTGTTCCGAGCTCACGAAGGACATAGAGGTGAAGGGGTCCATGGCGGTGACCAACCAGAACACCTCCGGGGTGGTCCAGCTCCGGATCAAGCAGCTCCGCAAGAGCGAGGTGGTCAAGGTGTTcggcgtgtgcgtgcgcgacacgcaggagaaggaggagacgtACTACCTGATGGACGACAGGGACGGCCGGGTGCGAGTGGTGGAGGTGGCCAAGTCCCTGCTGCCCACCTGGCTGCAGGTGATCCTCATCTGCTTCCTGCTGGTGCTGTCCGGCATGTTCAGCGGGCTCAACCTCGGGCTGATGGCGCTGGACCCGATGGAGCTGCGCATCGTGCGCGACTACGGCTccgagaaggagaagaagtacGCGGCGAAGATCGAGCCCATCCGCCAGAAGGGCAACTACCTGCTGTGCTCGCTGCTCCTCGGCAACGTCCTGGTCAACACCACCCTCACCATCCTGCTGGACGACCTCACCAAGTCCGGCGTCGGCGCCGTGGTGGCCTCCACGGTGGGCATCGTGATCTTCGGCGAGATCGTGCCGCAGGCGCTGTGCTCCCGGCACGGCCTGGCGGTGGGGGCCAACACCATCATGGTCACCAAGCTGTTCATGCTGCTGACCTTCCCCCTGTCGTGGCCCATCAGCAAGGTGCTGGACTGCGTCCTGGGCCAGGAGATCGGCACCGTGTACAGCCGGGAGAAGCTGCTGGGGATGCTGAAGGTCACGCAGCCCTTCAACGACCTGGTGAAGGAGGAGCTCAACATGATCCAGGGCGCCCTGGAGCTCCGCAGCAAGACGGTGGAGGACGTCATGACGCCGGTGGGGGACTGCTTCATGATCCGCAGCGACGGCGTGCTGGACTTCAACACCATGTCGGAGATCATGGAGAGCGGGTACACGCGCATCCCCGTGTACGAGCACGAGCGCTCCAACATCGTGGACATCCTGTACGTCAAGGACCTGGCCTTCGTGGACCCGGACGACTGCACCACGCTGAAGACCATCACCAAGTTCTACAACCACCCGGTGCACTTCGTCTTCCACGACACCAAGCTGGACTCCATGCTGGAGGAGTTCAAGAAAG GAAAATCCCACCTGGCCATCGTCCAGAAGGTGAAcaacgagggggagggggacccCTTCTACGAGGTGCTGGGCCTGGTCACCCTGGAGGACGTCATCGAGGAGATCATCAAGTCCGAGATCCTGGACGAGTCGGACCTCTACA CCGATAACCGCAACAGGAAAAAGGTGGCGCCCAATAAGAATAAGAGGGACTTCTCCGCCTTCAAGCAGAGCGAGAGCGAATCAAAAGTGAAGATCtcccctcagctgctgctggccgCCCATCGCTTCCTGGCTACAG AGGTGAGCTTGTTCAGCCCGTCTCAGGTGTCGGACAAGGTGCTGCTGAGGATCCTCCGCCACCCCGACGTCATCCAGGAGATCAAGTTCAGCGCCGCCGACAAGCTCTCGGCCCAACACTACGTCTACCAGCGGGGAAAGCCTGTGGACTACTTCGTCCTCATCCTGCAG GggcgggtggaggtggaggccggCAACGAGAACATGAAGTTTGAGACCGGACCTTTCTCCTTCTACGGCGTCATGGCGATCAGCGTCCCCACCCTGG AGTTCCGCTCGCCGTCCCACCTCAGCGGGTTGAACCGCACGGCCTCCCTGAGCGGCGCCGACCGGACGGACTCGCTCTACGGCAGCAACGGCCAGCTCAACAGCGCCGTGCCGGCGCCGGCGGCGCAGCAGTACACGCCCGACTTCTACGTGCGAGCCCTCACCGACCTGCAGTTTgtcaag ATCACCAGGGCCCAGTACCAGAACGGCCTGGTGGCGTCGCGTCTGGACAGCACGCCGCAGTCCCCGGAGAGCGGCCACAGCGGCGCGCCGTGCCTGGATCAGACGCCGACACCCGGCGCCGCCGACGCCGCCGCCCTCACGTACCCGGGAGCCGACTCCACCCCGACGGAGAACGGGCCGGACGAAACcacgctgctcctcctcaacgAGCAGAACTCGCCGAATGCAGCCAACCACCACAGCCAGCTGGACAACAGCGTCTGA